Proteins encoded by one window of Aulosira sp. FACHB-615:
- a CDS encoding response regulator encodes MTNNEAIALRQFSFSADQFAALFPFHLVINQEMQIIQVGEVLQRILEPMTILNSSLEAHFRIKRPNCAVSFEAICQQTRSLFLLQSLHKDMQLKGQIVCVEENNHLVFLGSPWITDITALKQLELSIDDFPLYDSVSDYLFLLQAKNSALTDAKKLTTKLTEQRAELRATASRLTTLIESLQIGVLLEDENRHVVVTNQEFCDLFGISLPPEALQGMDCRQASEMSKQLFVEPEKFIQRVHEFLNQREIVVNQEWQLQDGRIFEQDYVPIIVDDKFYGHLWKYRDITLRKQSENALKLSEERLTLALDAVEEGLWDWNLATGEVYRSSRWYTMLGYHPDELEDNIKIANGLIHPEDRFLMRQRLIAHLKGHTPFYEAEARFLTKSGKWKWILDRGKLVNRDFQGKFLRMVGTHLDITERKKAEEELQQQYQRALLLKQITEEIRQSLQLEKILQTTVTEVQRILQADRVLIFQMNPDGSGKVVQEAVISGWSATLDQDIYDPCFYKYLDLYRQGRISVISNIEQAALQPCHVTFLQRFQVKANLVVPILVREDLWGLLIAHQCAHPRQWTELELDLLKHLADQMGIALTQAQLLAQETHQANLLAQQNKELSVAKQAAEAANLAKSNFLATMSHEIRTPMNAIIGMTGLLLDTPLKPEQIDYVETIRNSGDALLTIINDILDFSKIESGNLELEEQPFDLQVCVEEALDLLAPQAALKGIELMYQFQPHTPTLIIGDITRLRQILWNLVSNAVKFTTVGEVVITITVQQQVHQPETTIGDHVYYEFLFAVSDTGIGIASDRLDRLFKPFSQIDASMNRRYGGTGLGLAISKRLSEIMGGRMWVESEIGQGSTFNFTLTLQVDPSAIDGSCSIYPELVGKRLLLAADNVNLQKCLTWQLQSLGVHVQAIELKAVPLCLIKQQPAFDLAILDIDSPQLNIQELTDQIRAIPKQKNLPLVMLSFKGKQTLEVKQVATEFTAFLHKPVRQYQLHNTLLQIVRGSWSTQRIDAQVTIPSYSRLPTPHLPRINDNLGQNLPLKILLVEDVLVNQKIALKMLHRLGFRADVANNGREALEALQRQFYDVVFMDIQMPEMDGWETTIRIRQEFSPHTQPWIIAMTAHARLEDRQECLRVGMNDYVSKPIRLEALEDVLKKYDIQQYQDAAPSEPIDVPESAIASITPESDVAAVIDLRFLQELKNMAGSDGENLVAELIQVYLEDTPMRIQIIQEAMKVGDRIKLQKAAHALRSPSVSIGAVNLGDICETLENSALDQSLEQISVLVQQLEREYKKVVTTLQNLSTCDTHS; translated from the coding sequence ATGACAAATAATGAGGCGATCGCGTTAAGGCAATTCAGTTTTAGTGCTGACCAATTTGCAGCATTGTTTCCCTTCCATCTGGTAATTAATCAAGAAATGCAGATTATCCAGGTGGGTGAGGTACTTCAGAGGATTCTCGAACCGATGACCATCCTCAATAGCTCCCTAGAAGCACATTTCCGCATCAAGCGCCCCAACTGTGCAGTTAGTTTTGAGGCCATTTGTCAACAAACGCGATCGCTGTTTCTTTTGCAATCTCTCCACAAAGATATGCAACTCAAGGGACAGATAGTATGTGTGGAGGAAAACAATCATCTAGTATTTCTTGGTTCTCCCTGGATTACAGATATTACCGCCCTCAAACAACTAGAACTGAGTATTGATGATTTTCCTTTATACGACTCAGTTTCAGATTATCTATTTCTCTTACAAGCCAAAAATTCTGCTCTCACAGATGCCAAAAAACTGACCACGAAACTCACAGAACAACGAGCCGAATTAAGAGCCACAGCTTCACGATTAACAACACTAATTGAAAGTCTGCAAATTGGTGTTTTGTTAGAAGACGAAAACCGCCACGTTGTTGTGACAAATCAAGAATTCTGCGATCTATTTGGTATTTCCCTGCCTCCAGAAGCTTTACAAGGCATGGATTGTCGCCAAGCATCCGAAATGAGCAAACAGCTGTTTGTGGAGCCAGAAAAATTTATCCAGCGTGTACATGAGTTCCTAAATCAAAGAGAGATAGTTGTCAATCAAGAATGGCAACTCCAGGATGGGCGAATTTTTGAACAAGACTATGTACCCATTATTGTTGATGACAAATTTTATGGTCACTTGTGGAAATATCGTGACATTACCCTGAGAAAACAATCAGAAAATGCCCTGAAATTAAGTGAAGAACGGTTAACATTGGCGCTAGATGCTGTAGAAGAAGGTCTTTGGGACTGGAATTTAGCTACTGGAGAAGTTTATCGTAGCTCACGCTGGTACACAATGCTGGGTTATCATCCAGATGAGCTAGAAGACAATATTAAAATTGCCAATGGGTTGATCCATCCAGAAGACCGATTTTTGATGCGACAACGGCTGATAGCTCACCTCAAAGGTCATACGCCTTTTTATGAGGCAGAAGCACGCTTTCTCACTAAATCAGGAAAATGGAAATGGATTTTAGATCGGGGTAAGTTGGTAAATCGAGATTTCCAAGGGAAATTTCTGAGAATGGTGGGAACCCATTTAGATATTACTGAACGCAAAAAGGCAGAAGAAGAGCTACAGCAGCAATACCAACGCGCTCTTTTGCTCAAGCAAATTACGGAAGAAATTCGCCAATCCTTACAATTAGAAAAAATTCTCCAGACAACAGTGACGGAAGTGCAGCGTATTTTGCAAGCCGATCGCGTTTTAATCTTCCAAATGAATCCTGATGGTTCGGGTAAAGTTGTACAAGAGGCAGTAATTTCAGGTTGGTCAGCCACTTTGGATCAGGATATTTACGATCCTTGTTTTTACAAATACCTAGATTTGTATCGTCAGGGAAGGATTAGCGTCATTTCTAATATAGAGCAAGCAGCATTACAACCTTGCCATGTAACATTTTTACAGAGGTTTCAGGTAAAAGCCAATCTGGTTGTCCCAATTTTGGTGCGGGAAGATTTGTGGGGATTATTAATTGCCCATCAGTGCGCTCACCCTAGACAATGGACTGAGTTAGAACTGGATCTCCTCAAACACCTAGCCGATCAAATGGGTATTGCCCTCACCCAAGCACAATTGCTGGCGCAAGAAACTCACCAAGCCAATCTGTTAGCACAGCAAAACAAAGAACTTAGTGTTGCCAAGCAAGCAGCTGAGGCTGCAAATTTGGCCAAGAGTAATTTTCTCGCCACTATGAGTCATGAAATTCGCACTCCCATGAATGCGATCATCGGTATGACAGGATTACTTTTGGATACTCCCCTGAAGCCTGAGCAAATCGATTATGTAGAAACTATCCGTAACAGTGGAGATGCCTTATTAACGATTATCAATGACATTCTCGACTTTTCTAAGATAGAGTCTGGAAATTTAGAGTTGGAAGAACAACCTTTTGACTTGCAAGTTTGCGTGGAGGAAGCCTTAGATTTACTGGCTCCCCAAGCAGCCTTGAAAGGTATCGAATTGATGTACCAATTCCAACCCCATACACCGACTTTAATTATTGGTGATATTACCCGCTTACGCCAAATTCTCTGGAATTTAGTCAGCAATGCAGTGAAATTCACCACAGTTGGAGAAGTCGTTATCACAATCACAGTGCAGCAACAAGTTCACCAGCCAGAAACCACAATTGGAGATCATGTATATTATGAATTTCTGTTTGCGGTGAGTGATACAGGTATAGGAATTGCCAGCGATCGCTTAGATCGACTATTTAAGCCCTTCAGTCAGATAGATGCTTCCATGAATCGGCGTTATGGTGGCACAGGTTTAGGTTTAGCAATTAGCAAGCGCCTGAGCGAGATTATGGGGGGCAGAATGTGGGTAGAAAGTGAAATTGGTCAAGGTTCTACTTTCAATTTCACCCTCACATTACAAGTTGATCCTTCGGCGATTGATGGTTCTTGCAGTATTTATCCAGAGCTTGTTGGTAAGCGATTACTACTGGCAGCAGATAACGTCAATTTACAGAAATGTTTAACCTGGCAACTTCAGAGCTTGGGAGTCCATGTCCAAGCAATAGAATTAAAGGCTGTTCCTCTGTGTTTAATCAAGCAACAACCAGCCTTTGACCTAGCTATATTGGATATCGATAGCCCCCAGCTGAATATTCAGGAACTGACAGATCAAATTCGAGCTATACCCAAACAAAAAAATCTACCTTTGGTGATGTTGAGTTTTAAAGGTAAGCAAACCTTAGAGGTCAAGCAGGTAGCAACTGAGTTTACGGCCTTTTTGCATAAGCCTGTGCGACAGTACCAGTTACACAATACCCTCTTACAAATTGTCCGTGGGAGTTGGTCTACTCAAAGAATTGATGCTCAAGTTACCATTCCTTCTTACTCCCGCTTACCTACACCACATCTACCCAGAATTAATGACAACTTAGGGCAAAATTTGCCACTGAAGATTCTTTTGGTAGAAGATGTGTTGGTGAATCAAAAAATTGCGCTCAAAATGCTGCATCGGTTGGGTTTTCGGGCTGATGTGGCAAATAATGGACGTGAAGCCCTGGAAGCTTTGCAACGGCAATTCTATGATGTTGTGTTTATGGACATCCAAATGCCGGAAATGGATGGCTGGGAAACTACTATCCGCATTCGTCAGGAATTCTCTCCTCATACTCAACCCTGGATAATTGCGATGACTGCCCATGCTCGCCTAGAAGATCGTCAAGAGTGCTTAAGAGTTGGGATGAATGATTACGTCAGTAAGCCCATTCGTTTAGAGGCGCTGGAAGATGTGCTGAAAAAGTATGATATTCAGCAATATCAAGATGCAGCCCCCTCTGAGCCAATAGATGTACCTGAATCTGCAATAGCCTCCATCACGCCAGAATCTGACGTAGCAGCAGTAATTGACTTAAGGTTTCTGCAAGAGTTAAAAAACATGGCTGGTAGTGATGGTGAGAATTTAGTCGCTGAACTGATCCAAGTCTACTTAGAAGATACTCCAATGAGAATCCAAATAATTCAAGAGGCTATGAAAGTGGGAGACAGAATAAAGTTGCAAAAAGCGGCTCATGCTTTGCGATCGCCTAGTGTGAGTATTGGTGCTGTGAACCTGGGCGATATCTGTGAAACTTTAGAAAATTCTGCCCTAGATCAATCATTAGAGCAAATTTCTGTTCTGGTTCAGCAGTTAGAAAGGGAATATAAAAAGGTCGTTACGACTTTACAAAATCTTTCCACCTGTGACACTCACTCATAA
- a CDS encoding PP2C family protein-serine/threonine phosphatase, whose translation MAEISNSPVKILVIDDDRLIQLVLKQALQAQGYEVILASSGIQGLEQAHKHYPALIISDWQMDEMDGLELCRKIKSEPSLSSTFFILLTSRKAVEDRVEGLDTGADDFLSKPIDVNELKARVRAGLRLYQTNQELQKLAQDLQLQKQLLETELNEAADYVKSILPKPLSGLISINSRFFPCRQLGGDCFDYYWLDEDNLAIYLLDVSGHGLAAALPSISIHNLLRSQSLPQTNLYNPSEVFHSLNKVFQMDKQNNQYFTIWYGVFNRISSQLTYASAGHPPALLFSPTTDSDLQVQQLITPNLPIGIYAENQYYNAICDIQLSSKLYVFSDGLYEFEKPDGKMWNLPSFIDLMTGCNQQASTELDSILEAIKNATGSQIFTDDCSLLEINFGNE comes from the coding sequence ATGGCTGAAATATCTAATTCTCCCGTAAAAATTTTAGTAATTGATGATGATCGCCTGATCCAACTAGTTTTAAAACAAGCTCTCCAAGCTCAGGGATATGAAGTAATTCTGGCATCTAGTGGAATACAAGGATTAGAACAAGCTCATAAACACTATCCGGCGCTGATCATTTCAGATTGGCAAATGGATGAAATGGATGGCTTAGAACTGTGCCGCAAAATTAAATCGGAACCATCGTTATCATCAACTTTCTTTATTTTGCTCACTTCCCGCAAGGCTGTAGAAGACCGCGTTGAAGGTTTAGATACAGGTGCAGATGATTTCTTGAGTAAACCCATTGATGTGAATGAGCTAAAAGCAAGGGTTAGAGCCGGATTAAGACTATATCAAACAAATCAAGAACTCCAGAAATTAGCTCAAGATTTACAATTGCAAAAACAGCTTTTAGAAACAGAATTAAATGAAGCTGCTGATTATGTCAAGTCTATTCTTCCCAAACCACTATCAGGATTAATTAGTATTAATTCTCGGTTTTTTCCCTGCCGTCAATTAGGCGGCGATTGTTTTGATTATTATTGGTTAGATGAGGATAATTTAGCAATATATTTACTTGATGTTTCTGGTCATGGATTGGCTGCGGCTCTGCCTTCAATTTCTATACATAATTTGTTGCGATCGCAATCTCTACCTCAAACTAATCTCTATAATCCATCTGAAGTTTTTCACAGCTTAAATAAAGTGTTTCAGATGGATAAACAAAATAACCAGTACTTCACTATCTGGTATGGGGTTTTTAACCGAATTTCTTCTCAGCTAACTTATGCTAGTGCAGGCCATCCACCCGCTTTATTATTTTCGCCTACAACTGATTCTGATTTACAAGTACAACAATTAATTACCCCCAACTTGCCTATTGGAATATATGCCGAAAATCAATACTATAATGCTATATGTGATATTCAACTTAGCAGTAAATTGTATGTTTTTAGTGATGGACTTTACGAATTTGAAAAGCCTGATGGCAAAATGTGGAATTTACCCAGCTTTATTGATTTAATGACTGGATGCAATCAGCAAGCATCAACTGAATTAGACTCTATTTTAGAGGCAATTAAAAATGCTACAGGTAGTCAAATATTCACAGATGACTGTTCTTTATTAGAAATCAATTTTGGTAATGAGTAG
- a CDS encoding tetratricopeptide repeat protein has product MLKDAQGLEVTTDSPAAIAAINQFIDQSLSYGKDIETVILEGVKADPGCAMLYAYTAAYYLTQENAQAWKQARPYLQAAQGLLFGITKRERLYIQAIAAWAMGAVDQAIALHEKIAANYPRDLISVQQGQYHYFYLGDQERLLKIAQNVLSANPDNHYLYGMVAFGLEQCHQLEQAEAMGRKATAINRRDPWAHHAVAHVMETQGRVDEGIAWMESLADTWENCNSMLYTHNWWHVALYYLERGDIQQVLALYDAYVWGRARKESPKDQVGAIALLLRLELRGVDVGSRWQDISTYLFPRINEHALPFQDLHYIYALAKARQFDWVDEMYLSMQKHTQTINPYLRQNWLEVTIPAARGMIAHAKGDYAKAKSELKIVLPKLHRIGGSHAQRALFEQVYRDAVWHSEKQSQVYAVVAR; this is encoded by the coding sequence ATGTTAAAAGACGCGCAAGGCCTTGAAGTTACGACAGACTCACCAGCAGCGATCGCAGCTATCAACCAATTTATAGATCAATCCCTCAGTTATGGCAAAGATATTGAAACTGTGATTCTGGAAGGTGTGAAAGCAGATCCAGGTTGTGCAATGCTTTATGCCTATACAGCAGCTTATTATCTGACGCAAGAAAATGCTCAGGCGTGGAAACAAGCAAGACCTTATTTACAAGCGGCGCAAGGGCTGTTATTTGGGATCACCAAACGAGAACGATTGTATATCCAGGCGATCGCCGCTTGGGCAATGGGAGCAGTTGATCAAGCGATCGCCTTACACGAAAAAATAGCCGCAAATTATCCGCGTGATTTAATTTCGGTGCAGCAAGGACAATATCACTACTTCTATTTAGGGGATCAAGAAAGATTACTCAAAATAGCTCAAAACGTTCTCAGCGCCAATCCAGACAACCATTATCTATACGGTATGGTGGCCTTTGGTTTAGAACAATGCCATCAACTAGAACAAGCCGAAGCAATGGGGCGAAAAGCCACAGCTATCAATCGCCGTGACCCTTGGGCGCATCATGCAGTTGCCCACGTTATGGAAACTCAAGGCAGAGTAGATGAAGGTATTGCTTGGATGGAAAGTTTGGCAGATACCTGGGAAAACTGCAACTCTATGTTGTACACCCATAATTGGTGGCATGTGGCGCTTTATTATTTAGAACGAGGCGACATCCAACAAGTATTAGCCCTATATGATGCTTATGTGTGGGGTCGAGCCAGAAAAGAATCTCCCAAGGATCAGGTAGGAGCGATCGCATTATTGCTCAGACTAGAGTTGCGCGGTGTTGATGTTGGTAGTCGTTGGCAAGATATCAGCACCTATCTGTTTCCTCGAATTAATGAACATGCTTTACCCTTTCAAGACTTGCACTACATTTATGCCTTAGCCAAAGCTAGACAATTTGACTGGGTAGACGAGATGTATTTGAGTATGCAAAAACATACTCAAACCATCAATCCATACTTGCGTCAGAATTGGTTAGAAGTCACAATTCCAGCAGCTAGAGGTATGATTGCTCATGCTAAAGGAGACTATGCCAAAGCTAAATCTGAATTAAAAATCGTACTACCAAAACTGCATCGGATAGGTGGTAGCCATGCTCAAAGAGCCTTATTTGAGCAAGTATATCGAGATGCAGTTTGGCATAGTGAAAAACAAAGTCAGGTTTATGCAGTGGTGGCTAGGTGA
- a CDS encoding HdeD family acid-resistance protein, whose protein sequence is MRIGTRLAKHWWTLALRGTLAIIFGLAALFWPGITLTALVFLFAAFALGGGILLAIAGFKDHLGNIHGWLLVIEGAIGIAVGVMAFIWPGITALVLLYFIAAWAIITGIFEIIAANHLRQEIDDEWLLIAAGIASLVFGVLLIIWPITGALVILWMTAAYAIMFGVLMLLLAFRLRKWGEERRLL, encoded by the coding sequence ATGAGAATAGGAACCCGGTTAGCAAAACACTGGTGGACACTCGCATTGCGGGGAACACTCGCCATCATATTTGGTTTAGCAGCATTATTTTGGCCAGGAATTACCTTAACAGCCTTGGTATTTTTGTTTGCGGCCTTTGCGCTAGGTGGTGGAATATTATTAGCGATCGCTGGATTTAAAGACCATCTCGGTAACATCCACGGCTGGTTATTGGTAATTGAAGGTGCAATTGGAATTGCAGTGGGAGTTATGGCATTTATTTGGCCGGGAATTACAGCATTAGTTTTGCTTTATTTCATAGCGGCTTGGGCAATTATCACAGGTATATTTGAGATTATTGCAGCCAACCATTTACGCCAAGAAATTGACGATGAATGGTTGCTCATCGCTGCGGGGATTGCATCTCTGGTTTTTGGCGTGCTACTGATTATCTGGCCGATTACAGGAGCGTTAGTAATTTTATGGATGACGGCTGCTTATGCGATTATGTTTGGTGTTCTGATGTTGCTTTTGGCGTTCAGACTACGTAAGTGGGGTGAAGAACGCCGTTTACTTTGA
- a CDS encoding DUF2382 domain-containing protein → MTKQLSQVVLENISMEQANLAEFSEEKIVRLLEEHLVVDTNIHKVGEVIVRKEIETRIVEVPVRREKLIVEQVSPQYKQLAEIDLALEEISEITLTAIEDGAVGNFVGDLTVNGEFSSPKIASLILNAIALEKNHGCQRVRISILCDNESHKQKYQEWFDRCSKGQQPQSLS, encoded by the coding sequence ATGACCAAACAACTTTCACAAGTTGTATTAGAGAATATTAGTATGGAACAAGCTAATTTAGCAGAATTTTCTGAAGAAAAAATTGTGCGTTTACTAGAAGAACATTTAGTAGTTGATACTAATATACATAAAGTCGGTGAAGTAATTGTTCGCAAAGAAATTGAAACGAGGATAGTAGAAGTACCTGTCCGGCGGGAAAAATTAATTGTGGAACAAGTTAGCCCACAATATAAGCAACTAGCAGAAATAGATTTAGCATTAGAGGAAATTTCAGAAATTACCTTAACTGCAATTGAAGATGGCGCAGTTGGTAATTTTGTTGGTGATTTGACGGTGAATGGAGAGTTTAGCTCACCCAAAATTGCTAGTTTAATTTTAAATGCGATCGCTCTCGAAAAAAATCACGGCTGTCAACGTGTGCGAATCTCTATTTTATGTGACAATGAATCACACAAACAAAAATATCAAGAGTGGTTTGACCGTTGCTCCAAAGGTCAACAGCCTCAATCTCTTTCATAA
- a CDS encoding DUF2382 domain-containing protein: MSLYKLNEFDPDYRDTLEGNDIKGLGVYTEGNDEKIGTVNDVLVDDEGHFRYLVVDLGFWIFGKKVLLPVGRSRIDYGRDRVYAVGMTREQAEDLPEFDERQVDYDYEERVRGVYRNPQYSTTPVDTATPLDTTATLDTGFTATPATAVTTPTFTRDTYNYEQEPSLFGLNEQDHQTLRLYEERLVANKRRQKTGEVAVGKHIETETARVSVPVEKEHVVIERITPDDAGRVVAPGEADFREGEFARVEIHEETADIRKEAFVREEVRVRKVVEQDTVDAQETIRREELDVNAPGLPIEER, translated from the coding sequence ATGTCTCTTTACAAATTAAATGAATTTGATCCAGACTATCGTGATACTCTGGAAGGTAATGATATTAAAGGTTTAGGCGTATATACGGAAGGAAATGATGAAAAGATTGGTACAGTCAATGATGTTTTAGTTGATGATGAAGGACATTTTCGCTATTTAGTTGTTGACTTAGGTTTCTGGATTTTTGGTAAAAAAGTATTATTGCCGGTAGGTCGTAGCCGTATTGATTATGGGCGCGATCGCGTTTATGCTGTGGGTATGACCAGAGAGCAAGCAGAAGACTTACCAGAATTTGACGAACGCCAAGTTGATTACGATTATGAAGAACGAGTACGTGGTGTTTATCGTAATCCCCAATATAGTACCACCCCTGTAGATACAGCCACACCTCTAGATACTACTGCAACATTAGATACAGGTTTTACAGCTACTCCAGCAACAGCAGTCACCACACCAACTTTCACCCGCGATACCTATAATTACGAGCAAGAGCCTTCTTTATTTGGATTAAATGAACAAGACCATCAAACCTTGAGATTATATGAAGAACGGCTAGTTGCTAATAAGAGAAGACAAAAAACAGGTGAAGTTGCTGTTGGCAAACATATCGAAACTGAAACTGCTAGAGTTTCCGTACCAGTGGAAAAAGAGCATGTTGTCATTGAACGCATTACCCCAGATGATGCTGGTAGAGTTGTTGCGCCTGGAGAAGCTGACTTCCGTGAAGGCGAATTTGCGCGTGTAGAAATTCACGAAGAAACTGCTGACATTCGCAAAGAAGCATTTGTCCGTGAAGAAGTTCGAGTCCGAAAAGTGGTAGAGCAAGATACCGTTGATGCTCAAGAAACAATACGTCGGGAAGAGTTAGATGTCAATGCTCCTGGACTCCCAATTGAAGAACGCTAA
- a CDS encoding DUF2382 domain-containing protein: MPLYKLEEFDPQYRETFGGDDVKGLELYTEGGVKIASVSDALVDPNGRFRYLVIDTGFDTLGKRILLPIGLSRINYPEQRVYVDGLSKEQVEKLPEYHESYTVDEDYEERVRSVFRQINSNVIYDRNTYNYQTEPNLYNLNDQYHQTLRLYEERLIANKQRVKTGEVAVGKHTETETARITVPVQKERVVIERVSPTETGTVLDPNEVRFQEGEVARIEVYEETPEIRKEAFVREEVRVKKVVDRDTVEAEDTIRREELDVNTTGELQVDNAAKDSQGTI, encoded by the coding sequence ATGCCTCTTTACAAACTCGAAGAATTTGACCCTCAATACCGAGAAACATTTGGCGGTGATGATGTTAAAGGTTTAGAACTCTATACTGAGGGCGGAGTAAAAATTGCTTCCGTAAGTGATGCTTTAGTTGATCCAAATGGGCGTTTTCGCTATTTAGTGATTGACACAGGCTTTGATACTCTTGGTAAGAGAATATTACTACCAATCGGTCTTTCACGCATCAACTATCCCGAACAACGGGTATATGTCGATGGACTTAGTAAAGAGCAAGTGGAAAAGCTACCTGAGTACCACGAAAGCTATACAGTTGATGAAGACTATGAAGAAAGAGTACGCAGTGTATTTCGTCAGATAAATAGTAATGTAATTTACGATCGCAATACATATAATTATCAAACAGAACCTAATTTATACAATTTGAATGATCAATATCATCAAACACTTAGATTGTATGAAGAACGCCTCATAGCCAATAAACAGCGCGTTAAAACCGGAGAAGTTGCAGTTGGTAAACATACGGAAACTGAAACTGCACGAATTACAGTACCTGTTCAAAAAGAACGTGTTGTAATTGAGCGAGTTTCACCCACAGAAACAGGAACAGTCCTTGACCCCAATGAAGTGAGATTTCAAGAGGGTGAAGTAGCACGTATAGAAGTTTACGAAGAAACACCAGAAATTCGCAAAGAAGCCTTTGTTCGGGAAGAAGTACGAGTTAAAAAGGTAGTAGACAGAGATACCGTAGAAGCTGAAGACACAATTCGCCGCGAAGAGTTAGATGTGAATACTACAGGCGAGTTGCAGGTAGATAATGCTGCAAAAGATAGTCAAGGAACTATTTAG
- a CDS encoding DUF3696 domain-containing protein has product MIYSLHLKNFKPFEDQLLEFRQLTLLSGLNGMGKSSALQSLLLLRQSYQQRLLQRKRLALNGDLVSIGTAKDALFEGAKEELIGIKLIVEYREKMTWEWNFRYDQKADVLRTDIAPITQEIHDFSLFGNYFHYLQAERLGPRNVFAMSDYSVSQNFQIGTRGEYAEHFLYIFGDQKINTIGLEQKISQNIPKSLERFKQNEPNKLSHPKEKSLLLKNQVKAWMGEISPGTRIHIDPIEGVDLMSLRYSFEMGKEVSSRYRNTNVGFGITYTLPVIVAALASIPGSLIIVENPEAHLHPQGQTKMGELLALAASCGVQVVIETHSDHVLNGIRLAVHNGKLEPEDVQLHYFQRQEKQGQVFTEVISPQIDRNGRIDQWPDGFFDEWEKNLITLLKPRDV; this is encoded by the coding sequence ATGATATATTCACTACATTTGAAAAACTTTAAACCTTTTGAAGACCAGCTACTAGAGTTTAGGCAACTAACTCTATTATCAGGTTTAAATGGCATGGGTAAGTCTTCAGCCTTACAATCATTGCTGTTATTACGTCAGTCATATCAACAAAGACTTTTACAAAGAAAACGTTTGGCTCTAAATGGAGATTTAGTAAGTATTGGTACTGCTAAAGATGCTTTATTTGAGGGAGCGAAAGAGGAATTAATCGGTATTAAACTGATAGTAGAATATCGAGAGAAAATGACATGGGAATGGAATTTTAGATATGACCAAAAAGCAGATGTTTTACGTACTGATATTGCTCCAATAACCCAGGAAATACATGATTTTAGCCTTTTTGGAAATTATTTTCACTATTTGCAAGCAGAAAGGCTTGGCCCTCGTAATGTTTTTGCAATGTCAGATTATTCAGTAAGCCAAAATTTTCAAATTGGTACTAGAGGTGAATATGCGGAACATTTCTTATACATTTTTGGTGATCAAAAAATAAATACTATTGGGCTTGAACAGAAAATTTCACAGAATATTCCTAAAAGTTTGGAACGCTTTAAACAAAATGAACCAAATAAATTAAGTCATCCAAAAGAAAAATCTTTATTACTGAAAAATCAAGTAAAGGCATGGATGGGAGAAATAAGTCCTGGCACAAGAATTCATATCGACCCGATTGAAGGTGTTGATTTAATGAGTTTGCGATACTCATTTGAAATGGGCAAAGAGGTGAGTAGCAGATATCGTAATACTAATGTTGGCTTTGGAATTACTTATACTTTGCCAGTTATAGTAGCTGCACTTGCATCTATTCCAGGTTCATTAATTATAGTGGAGAATCCAGAGGCACATCTTCATCCTCAAGGACAGACCAAAATGGGTGAATTGTTAGCACTTGCAGCTAGTTGTGGTGTTCAAGTAGTGATAGAAACTCACAGTGACCACGTTTTAAACGGAATTCGGTTAGCGGTACATAATGGCAAACTTGAACCAGAGGATGTTCAATTGCATTACTTCCAACGGCAAGAAAAACAAGGACAAGTCTTTACAGAAGTAATATCACCGCAAATTGATCGTAATGGAAGAATTGATCAATGGCCTGATGGATTTTTTGATGAGTGGGAAAAAAATTTAATCACCTTATTAAAGCCAAGGGATGTTTAA